One genomic window of Corallococcus exiguus includes the following:
- a CDS encoding response regulator, translating to MVLVVDDDPDILEALSEILEAEGFEIRRARNGKEALERLEPDPPHLILLDLMMPVMDGWEFAQRMRQKPAFAGIPIIVLSADRNVGSKAKDIGAMGHLAKPFELNDLLSMVRQSLSPSADTSRV from the coding sequence GTGGTGCTCGTCGTGGACGATGATCCCGACATCCTGGAGGCCCTCTCCGAGATTTTGGAGGCCGAAGGCTTCGAGATCCGCCGTGCCCGCAACGGCAAGGAGGCCCTGGAGCGCCTGGAGCCGGACCCTCCGCACCTCATCCTCCTGGACCTGATGATGCCGGTGATGGACGGCTGGGAGTTCGCCCAGCGCATGCGCCAGAAGCCTGCCTTCGCGGGCATCCCCATCATCGTCCTCAGCGCGGACCGCAACGTCGGCAGCAAGGCGAAGGACATTGGCGCGATGGGCCACCTGGCCAAGCCCTTCGAGCTCAACGACCTGCTGTCGATGGTGCGACAGTCCCTCAGCCCCTCGGCGGACACCTCTCGCGTCTGA
- a CDS encoding sensor histidine kinase — translation MGETAGGNETAPGLALLPRQGTPRLLGPLLLDYLGLEALPPLPAVTGIDGLMAAVGFRRKDGERNLWERQERTVLVGEEPLEDGGRLVWALPVPWSAEPGSPQVPQASPSGERVEDRVRFLSLASHDLRGSLANIRSYAALLLNGRIPLEPKAQRGLETILRNADRALSFAQDFFDSSRADLGALACERERQALLPILDAAVERTRAAASAANVELVLDTLPDLPDVTVDAGRIQHAVEAFVHHLLARAQPGEALHVRAERLGHQVRVEVRRDGAAVPEEDITAVFQCEERAFRERKLEDPLRVFLARQEVEAHGGQVGAQADAGGTTLFLTLPLSLPAELGHPAGWQA, via the coding sequence ATGGGGGAGACGGCTGGAGGCAACGAAACCGCACCGGGGCTCGCGCTGTTGCCCCGTCAAGGGACACCCCGCCTGCTCGGTCCCCTGCTCCTGGACTACCTTGGGTTGGAGGCCCTGCCTCCCCTGCCGGCCGTCACAGGCATCGACGGGCTGATGGCCGCCGTGGGCTTCCGCCGCAAGGACGGCGAGCGCAACCTGTGGGAGCGCCAGGAGCGCACCGTCCTGGTGGGCGAAGAGCCGCTGGAGGACGGCGGACGGCTGGTCTGGGCGCTGCCTGTGCCCTGGAGCGCGGAGCCGGGTTCACCCCAGGTGCCCCAGGCTTCACCGTCAGGCGAGCGCGTGGAGGACCGCGTGCGCTTCCTGTCGCTCGCGTCGCACGACCTGCGCGGGTCGCTGGCCAACATCCGCTCGTACGCGGCGCTGCTGCTCAACGGGCGCATCCCGCTAGAGCCCAAGGCGCAGCGGGGGCTGGAGACCATCCTGCGCAACGCGGACCGGGCGCTCTCTTTCGCCCAGGACTTCTTCGACTCCAGCCGCGCGGACCTGGGCGCTCTGGCGTGTGAGCGCGAGCGCCAGGCGCTCCTGCCCATCCTGGATGCCGCGGTGGAGCGCACGCGGGCCGCGGCGTCCGCAGCCAACGTGGAGCTGGTGCTGGACACGCTGCCGGACCTGCCCGACGTGACCGTGGACGCGGGCCGCATCCAACACGCGGTGGAGGCCTTCGTGCACCACCTGCTGGCGCGCGCGCAGCCGGGCGAGGCGCTCCACGTGCGCGCCGAGCGCCTGGGTCACCAGGTGCGGGTGGAGGTGCGCCGCGACGGCGCGGCCGTTCCAGAAGAGGACATCACCGCTGTCTTCCAGTGCGAGGAGCGCGCCTTCCGCGAGCGCAAGCTGGAGGATCCGCTGCGCGTCTTCCTGGCCCGGCAGGAGGTGGAGGCCCACGGCGGCCAGGTGGGCGCCCAGGCGGACGCGGGCGGCACCACCCTCTTCCTCACGTTGCCCTTATCGCTTCCAGCGGAACTCGGGCATCCAGCGGGCTGGCAGGCGTGA